One part of the Streptomyces lienomycini genome encodes these proteins:
- a CDS encoding dipeptidase, producing the protein MSHPVDNAVSAVRTYIERHRAAFLDDLVEWLRIPSVSAQPDHAADVRRSADWLAAKLKETGFPTAEVWPTQGAPAVFAEWPSGDPQAPTVLVYGHHDVQPAAREDGWNSDPFEPVVRENRLYARGAADDKGQVFFHTLGVRAHLAATGRTAPAVNLKLLIEGEEESGSPHFRALVEERAERLTADAVIVSDTGMWSEDTPTVCTGMRGLAECEIRLHGPDQDIHSGSFGGAVPNPATAVARLVAALHDEHARVAVPGFYDGVIELTDRERELLAELPFDERQWLRTAKSYAAHGEAGHTTLERIWARPTAEVNGIGGGYQGPGSKTIIPSSAMVKLSFRLVAGQDPGRVEKAVRAWVAEQVPQGIRCEITFSPATRPCLTPLDHPALRSVVRAMGLAFGKPVRFTREGGSGPAADLQEVLDAPVLFLGISVPSDGWHAPDEKVELNLLLKGVETSAHLWGDLAEYWRHAP; encoded by the coding sequence ATGAGCCACCCCGTTGACAATGCTGTCAGCGCTGTCCGCACGTACATCGAGCGGCACCGCGCCGCCTTCCTCGACGACCTCGTCGAATGGCTGCGCATCCCGTCCGTGTCGGCCCAGCCCGACCACGCGGCCGATGTGCGGCGCAGCGCCGACTGGCTCGCCGCCAAGCTGAAGGAGACCGGCTTCCCGACCGCGGAGGTCTGGCCGACCCAGGGAGCCCCCGCCGTTTTCGCCGAGTGGCCCTCCGGAGACCCGCAGGCGCCGACGGTCCTCGTCTACGGCCACCACGACGTACAGCCCGCCGCCCGCGAGGACGGCTGGAACAGCGACCCCTTCGAACCCGTCGTCCGCGAAAACCGCCTCTACGCGCGCGGGGCGGCGGACGACAAGGGACAGGTGTTCTTTCACACACTCGGTGTCCGCGCCCACCTCGCCGCCACCGGCCGTACGGCCCCCGCGGTGAACCTCAAGCTGCTGATCGAGGGCGAGGAGGAGTCCGGCTCGCCGCACTTCCGCGCCCTCGTCGAGGAGCGCGCCGAGCGGCTCACCGCCGACGCGGTGATCGTTTCGGACACCGGTATGTGGTCCGAGGACACCCCCACGGTCTGCACCGGCATGCGGGGACTGGCCGAGTGCGAGATCCGGCTGCACGGGCCCGACCAGGACATCCACTCCGGCTCCTTCGGCGGCGCGGTCCCCAACCCGGCCACCGCCGTCGCCCGCCTCGTCGCGGCCCTGCACGACGAGCACGCGCGCGTGGCGGTCCCCGGCTTCTACGACGGCGTGATCGAGCTCACCGACCGGGAACGCGAGCTGCTCGCCGAGCTGCCCTTCGACGAGCGCCAGTGGCTGCGCACGGCCAAGTCGTACGCGGCCCACGGCGAGGCCGGCCACACCACCCTGGAGCGCATCTGGGCCCGCCCCACCGCCGAGGTCAACGGCATCGGCGGCGGCTACCAGGGCCCGGGCAGCAAGACGATCATTCCGTCGTCCGCCATGGTGAAGCTCTCCTTCCGCCTGGTCGCGGGCCAGGACCCGGGCCGTGTGGAGAAGGCCGTCCGCGCCTGGGTCGCCGAACAGGTTCCCCAAGGCATTCGCTGCGAGATCACCTTCAGCCCGGCCACCCGCCCCTGCCTGACGCCGCTGGACCACCCGGCACTGCGGTCCGTGGTCCGCGCGATGGGCCTGGCCTTCGGGAAACCGGTCCGCTTCACCCGAGAAGGCGGCTCCGGACCGGCCGCCGACCTCCAGGAGGTACTCGACGCCCCGGTGCTGTTCCTCGGCATCTCCGTCCCCTCCGACGGCTGGCACGCCCCCGACGAAAAGGTGGAACTGAACCTGCTCCTCAAGGGCGTCGAAACCTCCGCCCACCTCTGGGGCGACCTGGCGGAGTACTGGCGTCACGCGCCCTGA
- the nudC gene encoding NAD(+) diphosphatase → MTTWTDHTADRPISLTAPSGIDRAAHHRLDEAWLAAAWSHPSTRCFVVSGGQVLIDETPDGATELVMTPSFEAPLTEAHRYFLGTDEDGVSYFALQKDSLPGRMDQSARPAGLREAGLLLSDRDAGLMAHAVALENWQRLHRFCSRCGERTVIAAAGHIRRCPACGAEHYPRTDPAVIMAVTDDQDRILLGRQVHWPEGRFSTLAGFVEPGESIEQSVRREVQEEAGVTVGPVDYVASQPWPFPSSLMLGFMAHATSTDINVDGDEIHEARWFSRDELGAAFESGEVLPPYGISIAARLIELWYGRPLPTRGAF, encoded by the coding sequence GTGACCACCTGGACCGACCACACCGCCGACCGTCCCATCTCGCTCACCGCCCCCAGCGGCATCGACCGCGCCGCCCACCACCGCCTCGACGAGGCCTGGCTCGCGGCGGCGTGGAGTCACCCCTCGACGCGCTGCTTCGTGGTCTCAGGCGGCCAGGTCCTCATCGACGAGACCCCCGACGGGGCCACCGAACTCGTCATGACCCCCTCCTTCGAGGCCCCGCTGACCGAGGCACACCGCTACTTCCTGGGCACCGACGAGGACGGGGTCAGCTACTTCGCCCTCCAGAAGGACTCGCTGCCCGGCCGCATGGACCAGTCCGCGCGCCCGGCGGGCCTGCGCGAGGCCGGCCTGCTCCTGTCGGACCGCGACGCGGGCCTGATGGCCCACGCCGTCGCCCTGGAGAACTGGCAGCGGCTGCACCGGTTCTGCTCCCGCTGCGGCGAGCGCACCGTCATCGCCGCGGCGGGCCACATCCGCCGCTGCCCCGCCTGCGGCGCCGAGCACTACCCGCGCACCGACCCCGCGGTGATCATGGCCGTCACGGACGACCAGGACCGCATCCTGCTCGGCCGCCAGGTGCACTGGCCCGAGGGGCGCTTCTCGACCCTCGCCGGTTTCGTGGAGCCCGGCGAGTCCATCGAGCAGTCGGTACGCCGCGAGGTCCAGGAGGAGGCCGGCGTCACCGTCGGCCCGGTCGACTACGTCGCCAGTCAGCCCTGGCCCTTCCCGTCCAGCCTGATGCTGGGCTTCATGGCCCACGCCACCTCGACCGACATCAACGTCGACGGCGACGAGATCCACGAGGCCCGCTGGTTCTCCCGCGACGAACTGGGCGCCGCCTTCGAGTCGGGCGAAGTGCTCCCGCCCTACGGCATCTCGATCGCGGCCCGTCTCATCGAGCTCTGGTACGGCAGGCCACTGCCGACGCGCGGCGCCTTCTGA
- a CDS encoding mycoredoxin: MPGTVTMYSTTWCGYCRRLKSQMDREGIAYTEINIEQDPESAAFVEKANGGNQTVPTVLFPDGSTLTNPSLAQVKQKVGA, from the coding sequence ATGCCGGGCACTGTGACGATGTACAGCACCACGTGGTGCGGCTACTGCCGTCGGTTGAAGAGCCAGATGGACCGCGAGGGCATCGCGTACACCGAGATCAACATCGAGCAGGACCCGGAGTCCGCCGCCTTCGTGGAGAAGGCGAATGGCGGAAACCAGACGGTTCCGACCGTGCTCTTCCCGGACGGCTCGACGCTGACGAACCCGTCCCTGGCGCAGGTGAAGCAGAAGGTCGGCGCCTGA
- a CDS encoding ATP-dependent DNA helicase UvrD2, with protein sequence MRACGQPTHPSRETWQHGGVTAATHSTLFPQVPDTADAVLEGLDPEQREVATALRGPVCVLAGAGTGKTRAITHRIAYGVRAGILQPSSVLAVTFTNRAAGEMRGRLRQLGASGVQARTFHSAALRQLQYFWPKAIGGSLPRLVDRKIQLVADAAAACRIRLDRGELRDATAEIEWSKVTQTVPADYALAAAKAGRDTPRDPAEIAQLYSAYEDLKRARSVIDFEDVLLLTVAVLQDRHDVAEQVRAQYQHFVVDEYQDVSPLQQRLLELWLGDRDDLCVVGDASQTIYSFTGATPDHLLDFRGRHPGATVVKLVRDYRSTPQVVHLANGLLAQARGRAADHRLELVSQRPAGPEPVYGEYPDEPAEAEGAARRIRELIDSGVPAAGIAVLFRTNSQSETYEQALADAGVPYQLRGAERFFDRPEVRKANSALRAAARFGGNDSLLDDVVDLPSQVRAVLSGEGWTTEPPAGSGAVRERWESLAALVHLAQDFATARTGATLSDLVVELDERAGAQHAPTVQGVTLASLHSAKGLEWDVVFLVGVAEGMMPITYAKTDEQIEEERRLLYVGVTRAREHLHLSWALARTPGGRPSRRPSRFLKGLRPGSGTADGRAAGGGSGGVERGFAGGGGAVAAVPRRTQRTPARCRVCGRTLTDAGEMKLMRCEDCPSDMDEGVYERLREWRAVQAGRSGQPAFCVFTDKTLMAIAESVPEDERELARIPGVGARKLNRYGVDVLAICAGQEGVGLDEDD encoded by the coding sequence GTGCGTGCCTGTGGACAACCGACTCACCCGTCCCGCGAGACCTGGCAGCATGGCGGTGTGACAGCAGCAACGCACTCCACCCTCTTCCCGCAGGTACCGGACACGGCCGACGCGGTGCTCGAAGGGCTCGACCCCGAGCAGCGCGAGGTGGCGACCGCCCTGCGCGGCCCGGTGTGCGTGCTGGCGGGAGCCGGCACGGGCAAGACCCGGGCGATCACCCACCGCATCGCCTACGGGGTGCGCGCCGGCATCCTCCAGCCCTCCAGCGTGCTCGCCGTCACCTTCACCAACCGTGCGGCGGGGGAGATGCGCGGCCGTCTGCGCCAGCTGGGCGCGTCCGGTGTCCAGGCCCGTACCTTCCACTCGGCGGCACTGCGGCAGCTCCAGTACTTCTGGCCGAAAGCGATCGGTGGCTCCCTGCCGAGGCTCGTCGACCGCAAGATCCAGCTCGTCGCCGACGCGGCCGCCGCCTGCCGCATCCGCCTCGACCGGGGCGAGCTGCGCGACGCCACCGCGGAGATCGAGTGGTCCAAGGTGACCCAGACCGTCCCGGCCGACTACGCCCTCGCGGCGGCCAAGGCGGGCCGTGACACCCCCCGCGACCCCGCGGAGATCGCCCAGCTGTACTCCGCCTACGAGGACCTCAAACGCGCGCGCTCCGTCATCGACTTCGAGGACGTGCTGCTGCTGACCGTGGCCGTGCTCCAGGACCGGCACGACGTCGCCGAACAGGTCCGGGCCCAGTACCAGCACTTCGTGGTCGACGAGTACCAGGACGTCAGCCCGCTCCAGCAGCGTCTGCTGGAGCTGTGGCTCGGTGACCGCGACGACCTGTGCGTGGTCGGCGACGCCAGCCAGACGATCTATTCGTTCACGGGAGCAACCCCCGACCACCTGCTCGACTTCCGCGGCCGCCACCCCGGCGCCACCGTCGTCAAACTCGTCCGCGACTACCGCTCCACCCCCCAGGTGGTCCACCTCGCCAACGGCCTGCTCGCCCAGGCCCGAGGGCGGGCCGCCGACCACCGCCTGGAGCTGGTCTCCCAGCGCCCCGCGGGCCCCGAACCGGTCTACGGCGAGTACCCCGACGAACCGGCCGAGGCCGAGGGCGCGGCCCGCCGCATCCGTGAGCTCATCGACTCGGGCGTTCCGGCCGCCGGGATCGCGGTCCTGTTCCGTACCAACTCCCAGTCGGAGACCTACGAGCAAGCACTCGCCGACGCCGGTGTCCCCTACCAGCTGCGGGGCGCGGAGCGCTTCTTCGACCGCCCCGAGGTGCGCAAGGCCAACAGCGCCCTGCGCGCCGCGGCGCGCTTCGGCGGCAACGACTCCCTCCTCGACGACGTGGTCGACCTGCCGTCCCAGGTGCGCGCGGTGCTGTCCGGCGAGGGGTGGACGACTGAGCCCCCGGCCGGGTCGGGGGCCGTCCGGGAACGCTGGGAGTCGCTGGCCGCCCTGGTCCATCTCGCCCAGGACTTCGCCACCGCCAGAACCGGAGCCACGCTGAGCGATCTCGTCGTGGAACTCGACGAGCGTGCGGGCGCCCAGCACGCCCCGACGGTGCAGGGCGTCACCCTCGCCTCCCTGCACTCGGCCAAGGGCCTGGAGTGGGACGTCGTGTTCCTGGTGGGCGTCGCCGAGGGCATGATGCCGATCACCTACGCAAAGACCGACGAACAGATCGAGGAGGAACGCCGCCTCCTCTACGTCGGCGTCACCCGCGCGCGAGAACACCTCCATCTGTCCTGGGCGCTGGCCCGGACGCCCGGCGGTCGGCCGAGCCGTCGGCCCAGCCGATTCCTGAAGGGGCTGCGGCCCGGCTCGGGCACGGCCGACGGGCGGGCGGCCGGCGGCGGCTCCGGAGGTGTGGAGCGTGGGTTCGCGGGCGGCGGCGGCGCCGTGGCCGCCGTTCCGAGACGGACACAGCGGACGCCCGCCCGCTGCCGCGTCTGCGGGCGCACGCTCACCGACGCAGGCGAGATGAAACTGATGCGCTGCGAGGACTGCCCGTCCGACATGGACGAGGGCGTCTACGAGCGGCTGCGCGAGTGGCGCGCGGTGCAGGCGGGGCGCAGCGGACAGCCCGCGTTCTGCGTCTTCACCGACAAGACACTGATGGCGATCGCCGAGTCCGTCCCCGAGGACGAGCGTGAACTGGCCCGGATCCCAGGGGTCGGGGCGCGCAAGCTCAACCGCTACGGAGTCGACGTCCTGGCCATCTGCGCAGGCCAGGAAGGGGTGGGGCTTGACGAGGACGACTGA
- a CDS encoding WhiB family transcriptional regulator yields the protein MQLEAHAPSVPPSDTIPKPCSTEDSTLTPLTALTALDDAIENLGVPVPCRSYDPEVFFAESPADVEYAKSLCRTCPLIEACLAGAKERREPWGVWGGELFVQGVVVARKRPRGRPRKNPVSA from the coding sequence GTGCAACTCGAAGCGCACGCCCCGTCCGTACCGCCTTCCGACACGATCCCCAAGCCCTGTTCCACGGAGGACTCCACCTTGACCCCGCTCACCGCGCTCACCGCGCTCGACGACGCCATCGAGAACCTCGGCGTACCCGTCCCCTGCCGCTCCTACGACCCGGAGGTCTTCTTCGCGGAGTCGCCGGCGGACGTGGAGTACGCCAAGTCCCTGTGCCGCACCTGCCCGCTGATCGAGGCCTGCCTCGCCGGTGCCAAGGAGCGGCGTGAGCCCTGGGGCGTCTGGGGTGGAGAGCTGTTCGTCCAGGGTGTCGTCGTCGCCCGGAAGCGGCCCCGTGGTCGCCCGCGCAAGAACCCGGTTTCGGCATGA
- a CDS encoding ABC1 kinase family protein, protein MSDLPRKAVTRTAKLAALPLGFAGRATWGLGKRIVGESAEIVGQQLQQRTADQLFKVLGELKGGAMKFGQALSVFESALPEEVAGPYRAALTKLQEAAPPMPTRTVHSVLAERLGEDWQDLFLEFEDRPAAAASIGQVHRAVWHDGREVAVKVQYPGAGEALLSDLNQLSRFARLLGPLVPGMDIKPLITELKDRVSEELDYDLEAEAQRIHAEVFADDPDIVVPDVVHQCEQVLVTEWIDGIPMSEIITNGTTEQRDRAGQLLAHFLFSGPARTGLLHADPHPGNFRLLPGGPAGEDDWRLGVLDFGTVDRLPGGLPEPIGEALRMTLDGEADAVYEMLCAEGFVKESIELDPDAVLDYLLPIIEPARVDAFTFTRGWMRSQAARIGDPRSPAYQLAKQLNLPPAYLLIHRVTLSTIGVLCQLGATVRLRDELEEWLVGFLPEEEAVDEEATEEGEDGYEVEETAAEA, encoded by the coding sequence ATGTCTGATCTTCCGCGCAAGGCGGTCACCCGGACCGCCAAGCTCGCCGCGCTCCCGCTCGGCTTCGCCGGGCGGGCCACCTGGGGGCTCGGCAAACGGATCGTGGGCGAGTCCGCGGAGATCGTCGGTCAGCAGTTGCAGCAGCGCACCGCGGACCAGCTGTTCAAGGTGCTGGGCGAGCTCAAGGGCGGGGCGATGAAGTTCGGGCAGGCTCTGTCCGTCTTCGAGTCGGCGCTGCCCGAGGAGGTAGCCGGCCCCTATCGGGCGGCGCTGACCAAGCTGCAGGAGGCGGCACCGCCGATGCCGACGCGCACGGTGCACTCCGTGCTCGCGGAGCGCCTCGGTGAGGACTGGCAGGATCTGTTCCTGGAGTTCGAGGACAGGCCCGCCGCAGCGGCCTCGATCGGTCAGGTGCACCGGGCGGTGTGGCACGACGGCCGCGAGGTGGCGGTCAAGGTGCAGTATCCGGGGGCCGGCGAGGCACTGCTGTCCGACCTGAACCAGCTCAGCCGCTTCGCCCGGCTGCTCGGCCCACTGGTCCCGGGCATGGACATCAAGCCGTTGATCACGGAGCTGAAGGACCGGGTCTCGGAGGAGCTGGACTACGACCTGGAGGCCGAGGCCCAGCGGATTCACGCCGAGGTGTTCGCGGACGACCCGGACATCGTGGTGCCTGATGTCGTCCACCAGTGCGAGCAGGTGCTGGTCACCGAGTGGATCGACGGCATCCCGATGTCGGAGATCATCACGAACGGCACGACGGAGCAGCGCGACCGGGCCGGTCAGCTGCTGGCCCACTTCCTCTTCTCCGGTCCGGCCCGCACGGGGCTTCTGCACGCGGACCCCCACCCCGGCAACTTCCGCCTGCTGCCCGGCGGCCCGGCGGGCGAGGACGACTGGCGTTTGGGTGTCCTTGACTTCGGCACGGTCGACCGCCTCCCCGGCGGTCTGCCCGAGCCCATCGGCGAGGCTCTGCGCATGACGCTGGACGGCGAGGCGGACGCCGTCTACGAGATGCTCTGCGCGGAGGGCTTCGTCAAGGAGTCGATAGAGCTGGACCCTGATGCCGTCCTCGACTACCTCCTGCCGATCATCGAGCCCGCCAGGGTCGACGCGTTCACCTTCACCCGTGGCTGGATGCGGAGCCAGGCCGCCCGCATCGGTGATCCCCGCTCCCCCGCCTACCAGCTGGCCAAGCAGCTCAATCTGCCCCCTGCCTACCTGCTGATTCACCGGGTGACCCTGAGCACCATCGGTGTGTTGTGCCAGCTGGGGGCGACGGTGCGGCTGCGTGACGAGCTGGAGGAGTGGCTGGTGGGGTTCCTCCCCGAGGAGGAGGCGGTGGACGAAGAGGCCACCGAAGAGGGCGAGGACGGGTACGAGGTGGAGGAGACGGCCGCGGAGGCGTGA
- a CDS encoding TOMM precursor leader peptide-binding protein: MHPMVKPALRRGWRDLNTVQFGMTPAHALTLAPVDTATGSFLELLNGTRGPALLREAGHGMDLPDGHVDRVVERLARAGLLDDSRGGGTAADALRDKKEVLDRLRPDLASLSLTTSEPGEPMRRLAARRALRVGVRGAGRVGAVLAGLLSGAGVGEIDVRDGGRVEPWDVAPGGLPAESVGDRRDETARRVVRRAAPDRPRRRGSTARAEGDAPGFSLVIVAPRDDVAVHAPDPASAESLMASGTPHLYAGVVEGTGVVGPLVLPGETGCAGCLHADRTDRDPAWPRLVAQWRSGRQHRVPACDLALATAVAGFAAAHALAFLDGGAPSSAGARWEVSLPGLRWHARPVRAHPACPCEAAGKGKQEHIPEEGERRATMAGQGPSAEVRHEAEPARPAGTWRAHV, encoded by the coding sequence ATGCATCCGATGGTGAAACCGGCGCTCAGGCGCGGCTGGCGCGATCTGAACACCGTGCAGTTCGGGATGACACCCGCGCACGCCCTGACCCTCGCCCCGGTGGACACGGCGACGGGCAGTTTCCTCGAGCTGCTCAACGGCACCCGTGGTCCGGCTCTCCTGCGCGAGGCGGGGCACGGCATGGATCTGCCGGACGGGCATGTCGACCGGGTGGTGGAGCGGCTGGCTCGGGCCGGTCTCCTCGACGACTCCCGTGGCGGGGGGACGGCCGCGGACGCGCTGCGGGACAAGAAGGAGGTCCTCGACCGGCTCCGGCCCGACCTCGCCTCGTTGTCCCTGACCACCTCGGAGCCGGGCGAGCCGATGAGACGTCTGGCCGCCCGACGCGCCCTGCGGGTGGGAGTGCGGGGCGCGGGACGGGTGGGCGCGGTGCTGGCCGGCCTGTTGTCGGGTGCGGGCGTCGGCGAGATCGACGTGCGCGACGGCGGACGCGTCGAGCCGTGGGACGTCGCCCCGGGTGGTCTCCCGGCCGAGTCCGTCGGTGACCGCCGCGACGAGACGGCCCGCCGTGTCGTCCGCCGGGCCGCCCCTGACCGGCCGCGGCGCCGGGGCTCGACGGCGCGGGCCGAGGGGGACGCCCCGGGCTTCTCCCTGGTGATCGTGGCCCCGCGTGACGACGTGGCGGTGCACGCGCCCGACCCCGCGTCCGCGGAATCCCTCATGGCCTCCGGTACGCCCCATCTCTATGCCGGTGTCGTGGAGGGGACCGGTGTCGTCGGCCCCCTCGTCCTGCCCGGCGAGACGGGGTGCGCCGGCTGTCTGCACGCGGACCGCACCGACCGGGACCCGGCCTGGCCGCGTCTGGTGGCGCAGTGGCGCTCCGGCCGGCAGCACCGGGTGCCGGCCTGCGACCTCGCCCTCGCGACGGCCGTCGCCGGGTTCGCGGCGGCTCACGCGCTGGCCTTCCTGGACGGTGGGGCGCCTTCGAGCGCCGGTGCGCGCTGGGAGGTCTCGCTGCCAGGTCTGCGCTGGCACGCGCGGCCCGTCCGGGCGCATCCCGCCTGCCCGTGCGAAGCGGCCGGAAAAGGTAAGCAGGAACACATCCCCGAGGAGGGGGAACGGCGCGCGACAATGGCTGGGCAAGGGCCGTCAGCCGAAGTACGCCACGAGGCGGAACCGGCACGGCCGGCTGGGACTTGGAGGGCGCATGTCTGA